The following are encoded together in the Hemicordylus capensis ecotype Gifberg chromosome 4, rHemCap1.1.pri, whole genome shotgun sequence genome:
- the LOC128323925 gene encoding E3 ubiquitin-protein ligase RNF182-like isoform X1: MATERRIPEAGWGCCSSRRRRAGRRATEPQAMSPTKGRAGGSQQPLGFMAHEAECQICYEPFDAHSRRPKLLSCQHHVCARCLCRMVDAAGEESSGHLSCPFCRQETAVPGKGGVGQLPDDGRLLALLSCQERSWRPGGGGAAPPSPEVFLCPSILEPFGEGLHSSSSDCLVITLLEVPEDLGPPHSLGLWDVLRLQRPPSLASLPCHGPLAPCPPCSRWQAVPRFLLGVLCLVYLSSLPFGIYLLLVEHLNLGIILVSLVPSTLISCLCYSLCQCLCHELFDFPS; the protein is encoded by the exons ATGGCAACGGAGAGGCGGATTCCTGAGGctggctggggctgctgcagcagcaggaggaggcgagCGGGCCGGCGGGCCACAGAGCCACAAG ccatgtcCCCCACCAAGGGCAGGGCGGGGGgttcccagcagcccctcggCTTCATGGCCCACGAGGCGGAGTGCCAGATCTGCTACGAGCCCTTCGACGCCCACAGCCGCCGGCCCAAGCTGCTCAGCTGCCAGCACCACGTCTGCGCCAGGTGCCTCTGCAGGATGGTGGACGCCGCGGGCGAGGAGTCCTCCGGCCACCTCAGCTGCCCCTTCTGCCGCCAGGAGACGGCGGTGCCAGGCAAGGGCGGCGTGGGCCAGCTGCCGGACGACGGGCGCCTGCTGGCCCTGCTGAGCTGCCAGGAGCGGAGCTGGAGGCCAGGCGGAGGAGGGGCTGCCCCTCCGTCCCCCGAGGTCTTCCTCTGCCCCAGCATCctggagccctttggggagggcCTGCACAGCTCCTCCTCCGACTGCCTGGTCATCACCCTCCTGGAGGTGCCTGAGGACCTGGGCCCCCCGCACAGCCTGGGCCTCTGGGACGTGCTGAGGCTCCAGCGCCCCCCCAGCCTggcctccctgccctgccacggccccctggccccatgCCCGCCCTGCAGCAGGTGGCAGGCCGTCCCGCGCTTCCTGCTGGGCGTGCTCTGCCTGGTCTACTTGAGCTCCCTGCCCTTCGGCATCTACCTCCTCCTGGTGGAGCACCTCAACCTGGGCATCATCCTGGTGAGCCTGGTGCCCTCCACCCTCATCAGCTGCCTCTGCTACAGCCTCTGCCAGTGTCTGTGCCACGAACTCTTTGACTTCCCTTCTTGa
- the LOC128323925 gene encoding E3 ubiquitin-protein ligase RNF182-like isoform X2: protein MSPTKGRAGGSQQPLGFMAHEAECQICYEPFDAHSRRPKLLSCQHHVCARCLCRMVDAAGEESSGHLSCPFCRQETAVPGKGGVGQLPDDGRLLALLSCQERSWRPGGGGAAPPSPEVFLCPSILEPFGEGLHSSSSDCLVITLLEVPEDLGPPHSLGLWDVLRLQRPPSLASLPCHGPLAPCPPCSRWQAVPRFLLGVLCLVYLSSLPFGIYLLLVEHLNLGIILVSLVPSTLISCLCYSLCQCLCHELFDFPS from the coding sequence atgtcCCCCACCAAGGGCAGGGCGGGGGgttcccagcagcccctcggCTTCATGGCCCACGAGGCGGAGTGCCAGATCTGCTACGAGCCCTTCGACGCCCACAGCCGCCGGCCCAAGCTGCTCAGCTGCCAGCACCACGTCTGCGCCAGGTGCCTCTGCAGGATGGTGGACGCCGCGGGCGAGGAGTCCTCCGGCCACCTCAGCTGCCCCTTCTGCCGCCAGGAGACGGCGGTGCCAGGCAAGGGCGGCGTGGGCCAGCTGCCGGACGACGGGCGCCTGCTGGCCCTGCTGAGCTGCCAGGAGCGGAGCTGGAGGCCAGGCGGAGGAGGGGCTGCCCCTCCGTCCCCCGAGGTCTTCCTCTGCCCCAGCATCctggagccctttggggagggcCTGCACAGCTCCTCCTCCGACTGCCTGGTCATCACCCTCCTGGAGGTGCCTGAGGACCTGGGCCCCCCGCACAGCCTGGGCCTCTGGGACGTGCTGAGGCTCCAGCGCCCCCCCAGCCTggcctccctgccctgccacggccccctggccccatgCCCGCCCTGCAGCAGGTGGCAGGCCGTCCCGCGCTTCCTGCTGGGCGTGCTCTGCCTGGTCTACTTGAGCTCCCTGCCCTTCGGCATCTACCTCCTCCTGGTGGAGCACCTCAACCTGGGCATCATCCTGGTGAGCCTGGTGCCCTCCACCCTCATCAGCTGCCTCTGCTACAGCCTCTGCCAGTGTCTGTGCCACGAACTCTTTGACTTCCCTTCTTGa